One genomic window of Ilyobacter polytropus DSM 2926 includes the following:
- a CDS encoding glycine betaine ABC transporter substrate-binding protein encodes MVKLLKRIVLVMMIVVFAACGKKEAKLEMITLGHTNFTEQRVLGQLFAVMIENHTDYKTDVKELGGTKIAFEAIKTGDISIYPHCTGTGYSVILKQTELKDPDAVYEYVKNAYAEKKYNLEYLKPLGFNDTYTLAIKPETAEKYNLKTFSDLAKVSEELVIGATMEFLEREDGVPGLKKAYPGMEFKGEKALEGGLRYTAIKEDKIDIADAFSTDGKLLTYNLVILEDDKNFFPPYYAAPLLNGEFAKNHPEIKEVLEKLAEQINENDMQNMNYRADEEGIPARVVAEEFLKGKGLI; translated from the coding sequence ATGGTTAAGTTGTTGAAAAGGATTGTACTTGTTATGATGATTGTAGTATTTGCTGCCTGTGGTAAAAAAGAGGCTAAGCTAGAAATGATAACATTGGGGCACACAAACTTTACAGAGCAAAGAGTATTGGGACAATTATTTGCAGTTATGATCGAGAATCACACTGATTATAAGACTGATGTAAAAGAATTGGGTGGAACTAAAATTGCATTTGAAGCTATAAAAACTGGGGACATATCTATTTATCCTCATTGTACAGGTACTGGGTATTCAGTTATTTTAAAACAGACTGAACTTAAAGATCCAGATGCGGTTTATGAATATGTAAAAAATGCATATGCAGAAAAAAAGTATAATTTAGAATATTTAAAACCACTTGGATTTAATGACACATATACACTGGCAATAAAACCTGAAACCGCTGAGAAATATAATTTGAAAACATTTTCAGATTTAGCAAAGGTTTCTGAAGAACTTGTAATCGGGGCAACCATGGAATTTTTAGAAAGAGAAGATGGAGTACCTGGTCTAAAGAAAGCCTATCCAGGTATGGAATTTAAAGGAGAAAAAGCCCTTGAAGGAGGACTCCGTTATACTGCTATAAAAGAAGACAAGATAGATATTGCAGATGCTTTCTCTACAGATGGGAAACTTCTAACATATAATCTTGTTATACTAGAAGATGATAAAAATTTCTTCCCACCTTATTACGCAGCACCACTTCTTAATGGAGAATTTGCAAAAAATCACCCTGAAATAAAAGAAGTTCTTGAAAAGCTTGCAGAACAGATTAATGAGAATGATATGCAAAATATGAACTATAGAGCTGATGAAGAAGGGATTCCTGCAAGAGTCGTTGCAGAAGAGTTTCTTAAAGGAAAAGGTCTTATATAA
- the citG gene encoding triphosphoribosyl-dephospho-CoA synthase CitG, whose product MYSEKIYSLGEFALESMLMEVACFPSFGLVSPVSKGAHEDMDYFTFIKSTASLQKYMLKIANRAFSPDGLEVIFKDCRQLGIEAEKEMFKKTKGINTHKGMIFVLGIVVIAAAKTLYENKEFHSIQENIRFMTKGLVGSELKTLEKKTNLTHGERVFLEYGITGIRGEVESGLPVIFDYALPAYDDLTFSNAGDNERLLHTLITIMAHCDDTTILHRHDIDILKEVQDICKNLLKKGSLLNKELLVEIYELDKKFSKKRISPGGCADLLAVTVFLSLIKKEFYNSL is encoded by the coding sequence TTAGGTGAATTTGCTCTTGAGTCCATGCTTATGGAAGTAGCTTGTTTTCCATCATTCGGACTTGTTTCTCCTGTATCAAAGGGAGCTCATGAGGATATGGACTATTTTACATTTATAAAAAGCACAGCCTCACTGCAAAAATATATGTTAAAAATTGCCAACAGGGCTTTTTCTCCTGATGGACTAGAGGTAATTTTTAAGGACTGCCGGCAGCTTGGTATAGAGGCTGAAAAAGAGATGTTTAAAAAAACCAAAGGAATAAACACCCATAAAGGAATGATCTTCGTCCTTGGAATAGTTGTGATAGCAGCAGCAAAAACTCTTTATGAAAATAAAGAGTTCCATTCGATTCAGGAAAATATCCGTTTTATGACCAAAGGGTTAGTTGGAAGTGAACTAAAAACCTTAGAGAAAAAAACTAATCTCACCCATGGAGAAAGGGTTTTTTTAGAATACGGCATTACAGGTATTCGTGGAGAAGTTGAATCAGGTCTTCCTGTCATATTTGACTATGCCCTTCCTGCATATGATGACCTAACATTTTCCAACGCAGGCGACAACGAAAGACTTCTGCACACCCTTATCACAATTATGGCCCACTGTGATGATACCACCATACTTCATAGACATGATATTGATATCTTGAAAGAAGTTCAGGACATATGTAAGAATCTCTTAAAAAAAGGCAGTCTTTTAAATAAAGAGCTTCTTGTGGAAATCTATGAGCTAGATAAAAAATTTTCTAAAAAAAGAATTAGTCCAGGTGGCTGTGCAGACCTTTTGGCCGTAACAGTTTTTTTGTCTCTTATAAAAAAAGAGTTTTACAACTCTCTTTAA
- a CDS encoding 4a-hydroxytetrahydrobiopterin dehydratase, translated as MELKKEKCLPCEVGGVPLGEKEVLEISKMINPEWGIEGSKIIKRTFKFKNFKKALEFVNRVGEIAESEGHHPDIELSWGKVTVKFTTHKIGGLSTNDFIMAAKIDEVEI; from the coding sequence ATGGAATTGAAAAAAGAAAAATGTCTTCCATGTGAGGTCGGTGGAGTTCCATTAGGTGAAAAAGAGGTCTTGGAAATATCTAAGATGATAAATCCTGAATGGGGTATAGAGGGCAGTAAAATAATCAAAAGAACTTTTAAATTCAAAAATTTTAAAAAAGCTTTGGAATTTGTAAATAGAGTAGGAGAAATTGCAGAGTCAGAGGGTCATCATCCTGATATAGAATTAAGTTGGGGAAAAGTAACGGTTAAATTTACCACACATAAAATAGGGGGATTAAGTACTAATGATTTCATCATGGCTGCAAAAATAGATGAGGTGGAAATTTAA
- a CDS encoding glycine betaine ABC transporter substrate-binding protein, with translation MAKLMKSIVIVMIIMAFAACGKKESEVEIINIGHKNYTEQRLLGQIFAVMIENHTDYKTDVKELGGTQIAFEALKSGGIDLYPEYTGSAYAALLNESGLKDPEKIYNLVKDRTKTLYNLDYLSPLGFNNAWTLSVTPETAEKYNLKTFSDLAKQSGELVIGASMEFFEREDAMLGLKKTYEGMEFKEGKALNGGLRYTAIKSGKIDVTDAYGTDGKLVTYKLITLEDDKNFFLPYHIAPLLNGEFAKIHPEVAESLERLSGQFNETEMQNMNYRIDEEGIPARAVAEEFLKEKGLI, from the coding sequence ATGGCTAAGTTAATGAAAAGTATTGTAATTGTCATGATAATTATGGCATTTGCTGCTTGTGGTAAAAAAGAATCAGAGGTGGAAATAATCAACATCGGTCACAAAAATTATACAGAACAAAGATTACTTGGACAAATATTTGCTGTTATGATAGAGAATCATACAGATTATAAAACAGATGTAAAGGAACTCGGAGGGACACAAATTGCATTTGAAGCCCTAAAAAGTGGAGGTATAGACCTTTATCCGGAGTATACTGGATCAGCATATGCAGCTCTTTTAAATGAAAGCGGTTTAAAAGATCCTGAGAAAATTTATAATCTTGTTAAAGATAGAACCAAGACTTTATATAATTTAGATTATTTAAGTCCCTTAGGTTTTAACAATGCATGGACTCTGTCAGTAACACCTGAAACTGCTGAAAAATATAATCTAAAAACATTTTCAGATTTAGCAAAACAGTCTGGAGAATTGGTAATTGGAGCAAGTATGGAATTTTTTGAAAGGGAAGATGCAATGCTGGGTCTGAAAAAAACATATGAGGGCATGGAATTTAAAGAGGGAAAGGCTCTCAATGGGGGACTTCGTTATACTGCCATAAAAAGTGGTAAGATAGATGTTACAGATGCTTATGGTACAGACGGGAAATTAGTAACATATAAACTTATCACTTTAGAAGATGACAAAAATTTCTTCCTACCGTATCATATAGCCCCACTTTTGAACGGAGAATTTGCAAAGATTCATCCTGAAGTAGCAGAATCCCTAGAAAGGCTATCGGGACAGTTCAATGAAACAGAGATGCAGAATATGAACTATAGAATTGATGAAGAAGGTATTCCTGCAAGGGCTGTGGCAGAAGAATTTCTCAAGGAAAAAGGACTTATATAA